A genome region from Coffea arabica cultivar ET-39 chromosome 7e, Coffea Arabica ET-39 HiFi, whole genome shotgun sequence includes the following:
- the LOC113701959 gene encoding uncharacterized protein, with product MSTIIKKAGKQGKFRTCVTAVTRILTRARDFYINCMNNCASNVGTYNSIGGMVYPASHLAPSLPKSFSVRSSALISDDDLAELLRAASTRGLRNKIELEFLRQQRPPMGGVSVVQRSQTIAIGRIDEEKPCDFGEDVTLRTDAFPRSRSHAVTNRKDFLKNS from the coding sequence ATGAGCACCATAATCAAAAAGGCCGGTAAACAAGGCAAATTCAGAACATGCGTTACAGCAGTCACCAGAATCCTGACTAGAGCCCGGGATTTCTATATCAACTGCATGAATAATTGCGCTTCAAATGTCGGTACGTATAACAGTATTGGTGGCATGGTGTATCCTGCTTCTCATCTCGCTCCATCTTTGCCCAAGAGCTTTAGTGTCAGATCTTCAGCATTAATCAGCGATGATGATTTGGCTGAGCTTCTGAGGGCTGCTTCCACCAGGGGCCTCAGGAACAAGATTGAGTTAGAGTTTCTTAGGCAACAGCGGCCCCCCATGGGAGGAGTAAGTGTTGTGCAGCGCAGTCAAACAATTGCCATTGGAAGGATTGATGAAGAAAAGCCCTGTGATTTTGGAGAAGATGTAACTTTGAGAACAGATGCTTTTCCCAGAAGTAGAAGCCATGCAGTCACAAACAGGAAGGATTTTCTGAAGAACAGTTGA